One Falco biarmicus isolate bFalBia1 chromosome 13, bFalBia1.pri, whole genome shotgun sequence genomic region harbors:
- the FOXL2 gene encoding forkhead box protein L2 has protein sequence MMSSYPDGEEDTVALLAHDTSGSKEPERGKEEMSADKGPEKPDPSQKPPYSYVALIAMAIRESAEKRLTLSGIYQYIISKFPFYEKNKKGWQNSIRHNLSLNECFIKVPREGGGERKGNYWTLDPACEDMFEKGNYRRRRRMKRPFRPPPTHFQPGKTLFSPDSYGYLSPPKYLQSTFMNNSWPLAQPPAPMPYASCQMSGGNVSPVNVKGLSGPASYSPYSRVQSMALPSMVNSYNGMGHHHHHPHAHHPQQLSSASPAPPAAPAANGAGLQFACARQPAELSMMHCSYWEHDSKHSALHSRIDI, from the coding sequence ATGATGAGCAGCTACCCGGACGGCGAGGAGGACACAGTGGCACTGCTAGCTCATGACACCAGCGGCAGCAAGGAGCCGGAGCGGGGCAAGGAGGAGATGAGCGCCGACAAGGGCCCCGAGAAGCCGGACCCCTCGCAGAAGCCCCCCTACTCCTACGTGGCCCTGATCGCCATGGCCATCCGGGAGAGCGCGGAGAAGAGGCTCACGCTGTCCGGGATCTACCAGTACATCATCAGCAAGTTCCCTTTCTACGAGAAGAACAAGAAGGGCTGGCAGAACAGCATCCGCCACAACCTCAGCCTCAACGAGTGCTTCATCAAGGTGCCCCGGGAGGGCGGCGGCGAACGCAAGGGCAACTACTGGACCCTGGACCCCGCCTGCGAGGACATGTTCGAGAAGGGCAACTACCGCAGGAGACGGAGGATGAAGCGGCCCTTCCGGCCGCCCCCGACCCACTTCCAGCCCGGCAAGACCCTCTTCAGCCCCGACAGCTACGGCTACCTCTCCCCGCCCAAGTACTTGCAGTCCACCTTCATGAACAACTCGTGGCCGCTGGCGCAGCCCCCCGCGCCCATGCCCTACGCCTCCTGCCAGATGTCTGGCGGGAACGTCAGCCCCGTCAACGTGAAAGGACTCTCGGGCCCGGCGTCCTACAGCCCCTACTCGCGGGTGCAGAGCATGGCGCTGCCCAGCATGGTGAACTCCTACAACGGCATgggccaccaccaccaccacccgcACGCCCACCACCCGCAGCAGCTCAGCTCGgccagccccgcgccgcccgcggccccggcggcgAACGGAGCCGGCCTCCAGTTCGCCTGCGCTCGCCAGCCCGCCGAGCTGTCCATGATGCACTGTTCCTACTGGGAGCACGACAGCAAACACAGCGCCCTGCACTCCCGCATAGACATCTAG